One part of the Arabidopsis thaliana chromosome 1 sequence genome encodes these proteins:
- a CDS encoding Aldolase-type TIM barrel family protein (Aldolase-type TIM barrel family protein; FUNCTIONS IN: IMP dehydrogenase activity, oxidoreductase activity, catalytic activity; INVOLVED IN: oxidation reduction, GMP biosynthetic process, metabolic process; EXPRESSED IN: 17 plant structures; EXPRESSED DURING: 8 growth stages; CONTAINS InterPro DOMAIN/s: IMP dehydrogenase (InterPro:IPR005990), IMP dehydrogenase related (InterPro:IPR018529), Aldolase-type TIM barrel (InterPro:IPR013785), IMP dehydrogenase/GMP reductase (InterPro:IPR001093), IMP dehydrogenase / GMP reductase, conserved site (InterPro:IPR015875); BEST Arabidopsis thaliana protein match is: Aldolase-type TIM barrel family protein (TAIR:AT1G16350.1); Has 13395 Blast hits to 12591 proteins in 2701 species: Archae - 175; Bacteria - 7357; Metazoa - 460; Fungi - 182; Plants - 88; Viruses - 2; Other Eukaryotes - 5131 (source: NCBI BLink).): MSTLEDGFPADKLFAQGYSYTYDDVIFLPHFIDFSTDAVSLSTRLSRRVPLSIPCVSSPMDTVSESHMAAAMASLGGIGIVHYNCGIAAQASIIRQAKSLKHPIASDAGVKFPEYEITSLDAFGPSSFVFVEQTGTMTTPKLLGYVTKSQWKRMNYEQREMKIYDYMKSCDSSDYCVPWEIDFEKLEFVLEDKQKGFVVLERDGETVNVVTKDDIQRVKGYPKSGPGTVGPDGEWMVGAAIGTRESDKERLEHLVNVGVNAVVLDSSQGNSIYQLEMIKYVKKTYPELDVIGGNVVTMYQAQNLIQAGVDGLRVGMGSGSICTTQEVCAVGRGQATAVYKVCSIAAQSGIPVIADGGISNSGHIVKALVLGASTVMMGSFLAGSTEAPGGYEYTNGKRIKKYRGMGSLEAMTKGSDQRYLGDQTKLKIAQGVVGAVADKGSVLKLIPYTMHAVKQGFQDLGASSLQSAHGLLRSNILRLEARTGAAQVEGGVHGLVSYEKKSF, from the exons ATGTCGACACTCGAGGATGGATTTCCGGCGGATAAGCTCTTCGCTCAAGGATACTCTTACACCTACGACGACGTCATCTTTCTTCCTCACTTCATCGATTTCTCCACAGACGCTGTTTCTCTATCCACGCGCCTTAGCCGGCGCGTGCCTCTCTCCATACCTTGCGTTTCGTCTCCGATGGATACTGTTTCGGAATCTCACATGGCTGCTGCTATGGCTTCTCTTGGTGGGATTGGAATCGTCCACTATAACTGTGGCATCGCCGCTCAAGCATCGATTATTCGCCAAGCTAAGTCGCTTAAACATCCGATTGCTTCCGACGCCGGTGTGAAGTTCCCGGAGTATGAGATTACTTCTTTAGATGCTTTTGGTCCTTCTTCCTTCGTTTTTGTCGAGCAAACAG GAACAATGACGACTCCTAAATTGTTAGGCTATGTAACGAAATCGCAGTGGAAGAGAATGAATTACGAACAAAGGGAGATGAAGATATACGATTACATGAAGAGCTGTGATAGCAGTGACTATTGTGTACCATGggaaattgattttgaaaagttGGAGTTTGTTTTAGAAGATAAGCAAAAGGGCTTTGTGGTTCTTGAGAGGGATGGTGAGACTGTGAACGTGGTGACGAAAGATGATATACAGAGGGTTAAAGGATATCCCAAGTCTGGACCAGGGACTGTGGGCCCAGACGGTGAGTGGATGGTTGGTGCAGCGATAGGTACGAGGGAGTCTGATAAGGAGAGGCTTGAGCATTTGGTTAATGTTGGGGTCAATGCTGTAGTGTTGGATAGTTCGCAAGGGAACTCTATTTACCAGCTTGAGATGATCAAGTATGTGAAAAAGACTTACCCTGAATTGGATGTGATTGGTGGCAATGTTGTGACAATGTACCAGGCACAGAATTTGATCCAAGCAGGAGTTGATGGGTTGAGAGTTGGTATGGGATCTGGTTCGATATGTACCACACAAGAGGTTTGTGCAGTTGGTCGTGGACAG GCTACTGCTGTGTACAAGGTTTGTTCGATCGCTGCTCAGAGCGGGATTCCAGTTATAGCGGATGGTGGTATCTCAAATTCAGGGCACATTGTAAAGGCTCTCGTCCTTGGAGCATCAACTGTTATGATGGGTAGCTTTTTAGCTGGAAGTACTGAGGCTCCCGGGGGTTACGAGTATACG AACGGTAAGAGGATCAAGAAGTACCGTGGAATGGGATCGCTAGAAGCAATGACTAAAGGAAGTGACCAAAGATACTTAGgagatcaaacaaaactcaagaTTGCTCAAGGAGTGGTTGGAGCAGTCGCGGATAAAGGCTCAGTGTTGAAGCTGATACCTTACACAATGCACGCCGTGAAACAAGGTTTCCAAGACCTTGGTGCTTCTTCCTTGCAATCTGCTCATGGTCTGTTGAGATCAAACATCCTTAGGCTTGAG GCTCGAACTGGTGCTGCACAGGTCGAAGGAGGAGTTCACGGGCTGGTTTCTTATGAAAAGAAATCGTTTTAA
- a CDS encoding Carbohydrate-binding X8 domain superfamily protein (Carbohydrate-binding X8 domain superfamily protein; LOCATED IN: endomembrane system; CONTAINS InterPro DOMAIN/s: X8 (InterPro:IPR012946); BEST Arabidopsis thaliana protein match is: O-Glycosyl hydrolases family 17 protein (TAIR:AT5G67460.1); Has 160219 Blast hits to 72886 proteins in 2601 species: Archae - 191; Bacteria - 25459; Metazoa - 60697; Fungi - 27560; Plants - 16034; Viruses - 4026; Other Eukaryotes - 26252 (source: NCBI BLink).) has product MESYRVFTTICLLLCLFLSANFFTHYVVDARKSVGFEREPKKVMMIKALKHTSLLQKMMTQLNLAQPLDYSSSSNTQPYGVSTTLTLPPYVSLPPLSVPGNAPPFCINPPNTPPSSSYPGLSPPPGPITLPNPPDSSSNPNSNPNPPESSSNPNPPDSSSNPNSNPNPPVTVPNPPESSSNPNPPDSSSNPNSNPNPPESSSNPNPPVTVPNPPESSSNPNPPESSSNPNPPITIPYPPESSSPNPPEIVPSPPESGYTPGPVLGPPYSEPGPSTPTGSIPSPSSGFLPPIVYPPPMAPPSPSVTPTSAYWCVAKPSVPDPIIQEAMNFACGSGADCHSIQPNGPCFKPNTLWAHASFAYNSYWQRTKSTGGSCTFGGTGMLVTVDPSFNGCHFDFF; this is encoded by the exons ATGGAATCATATCGAGTCTTCACAActatttgtcttcttctttgtctctttctctcagcCAACTTCTTCACTCATTATG tAGTAGATGCAAGAAAAAGCGTGGGATTTGAGAGAGAGCCAaagaaggtgatgatgatcaaaGCATTAAAGCACACATCATTGTTACAGAAAATGATGACACAGCTCAATCTTGCTCAGCCTTTAGACTACTCTTCATCCTCCAACACTCAACCTTATGGCGTTAGCACAACTCTCACTCTACCTCCTTATGTTTCACTTCCCCCACTTTCAGTTCCCGGAAATGCCCCTCCTTTTTGCATTAATCCCCCAAATACTCCTCCTTCCTCCTCTTATCCTGGTCTTAGCCCACCTCCCGGCCCAATCACATTACCTAACCCACCCGACTCCTCCTCTAACCCGAACTCCAACCCCAACCCACCCGAATCATCCTCTAACCCGAACCCACCTGATTCATCCTCTAATCCAAACTCAAACCCAAACCCACCCGTTACCGTCCCTAATCCACCCGAATCATCCTCTAACCCAAACCCACCTGATTCATCCTCTAATCCAAACTCAAACCCAAACCCACCCGAATCATCCTCTAACCCAAACCCACCCGTTACCGTCCCTAACCCACCCGAATCATCCTCTAACCCAAACCCACCAGAGTCATCCTCTAATCCAAACCCACCCATTACCATTCCATACCCGCCTGAATCCTCCAGCCCAAACCCGCCAGAAATAGTTCCTAGCCCTCCAGAATCTGGTTATACACCAGGGCCCGTTTTAGGCCCACCTTACTCTGAACCGGGCCCATCAACACCTACCGGATCAATTCCAAGTCCATCATCGGGGTTTCTTCCCCCAATCGTTTATCCGCCACCCATGGCACCACCGTCACCGAGCGTAACTCCGACGTCGGCTTACTGGTGCGTAGCTAAGCCCTCGGTCCCTGACCCAATTATTCAAGAAGCCATGAACTTTGCATGTGGGTCAGGAGCTGATTGTCATTCAATTCAGCCTAACGGGCCTTGCTTTAAGCCTAATACATTGTGGGCCCATGCTTCGTTCGCCTACAATAGCTATTGGCAACGGACCAAAAGTACGGGTGGCTCGTGCACGTTCGGCGGCACTGGCATGCTTGTCACCGTTGATCCAA GCTTTAACGGGTgccattttgatttcttctga
- a CDS encoding Carbohydrate-binding X8 domain superfamily protein (Carbohydrate-binding X8 domain superfamily protein; LOCATED IN: endomembrane system; CONTAINS InterPro DOMAIN/s: X8 (InterPro:IPR012946); BEST Arabidopsis thaliana protein match is: O-Glycosyl hydrolases family 17 protein (TAIR:AT5G67460.1); Has 30201 Blast hits to 17322 proteins in 780 species: Archae - 12; Bacteria - 1396; Metazoa - 17338; Fungi - 3422; Plants - 5037; Viruses - 0; Other Eukaryotes - 2996 (source: NCBI BLink).) produces the protein MESYRVFTTICLLLCLFLSANFFTHYVDARKSVGFEREPKKVMMIKALKHTSLLQKMMTQLNLAQPLDYSSSSNTQPYGVSTTLTLPPYVSLPPLSVPGNAPPFCINPPNTPPSSSYPGLSPPPGPITLPNPPDSSSNPNSNPNPPESSSNPNPPDSSSNPNSNPNPPVTVPNPPESSSNPNPPDSSSNPNSNPNPPESSSNPNPPVTVPNPPESSSNPNPPESSSNPNPPITIPYPPESSSPNPPEIVPSPPESGYTPGPVLGPPYSEPGPSTPTGSIPSPSSGFLPPIVYPPPMAPPSPSVTPTSAYWCVAKPSVPDPIIQEAMNFACGSGADCHSIQPNGPCFKPNTLWAHASFAYNSYWQRTKSTGGSCTFGGTGMLVTVDPSFNGCHFDFF, from the exons ATGGAATCATATCGAGTCTTCACAActatttgtcttcttctttgtctctttctctcagcCAACTTCTTCACTCATTATG TAGATGCAAGAAAAAGCGTGGGATTTGAGAGAGAGCCAaagaaggtgatgatgatcaaaGCATTAAAGCACACATCATTGTTACAGAAAATGATGACACAGCTCAATCTTGCTCAGCCTTTAGACTACTCTTCATCCTCCAACACTCAACCTTATGGCGTTAGCACAACTCTCACTCTACCTCCTTATGTTTCACTTCCCCCACTTTCAGTTCCCGGAAATGCCCCTCCTTTTTGCATTAATCCCCCAAATACTCCTCCTTCCTCCTCTTATCCTGGTCTTAGCCCACCTCCCGGCCCAATCACATTACCTAACCCACCCGACTCCTCCTCTAACCCGAACTCCAACCCCAACCCACCCGAATCATCCTCTAACCCGAACCCACCTGATTCATCCTCTAATCCAAACTCAAACCCAAACCCACCCGTTACCGTCCCTAATCCACCCGAATCATCCTCTAACCCAAACCCACCTGATTCATCCTCTAATCCAAACTCAAACCCAAACCCACCCGAATCATCCTCTAACCCAAACCCACCCGTTACCGTCCCTAACCCACCCGAATCATCCTCTAACCCAAACCCACCAGAGTCATCCTCTAATCCAAACCCACCCATTACCATTCCATACCCGCCTGAATCCTCCAGCCCAAACCCGCCAGAAATAGTTCCTAGCCCTCCAGAATCTGGTTATACACCAGGGCCCGTTTTAGGCCCACCTTACTCTGAACCGGGCCCATCAACACCTACCGGATCAATTCCAAGTCCATCATCGGGGTTTCTTCCCCCAATCGTTTATCCGCCACCCATGGCACCACCGTCACCGAGCGTAACTCCGACGTCGGCTTACTGGTGCGTAGCTAAGCCCTCGGTCCCTGACCCAATTATTCAAGAAGCCATGAACTTTGCATGTGGGTCAGGAGCTGATTGTCATTCAATTCAGCCTAACGGGCCTTGCTTTAAGCCTAATACATTGTGGGCCCATGCTTCGTTCGCCTACAATAGCTATTGGCAACGGACCAAAAGTACGGGTGGCTCGTGCACGTTCGGCGGCACTGGCATGCTTGTCACCGTTGATCCAA GCTTTAACGGGTgccattttgatttcttctga
- the EMB2217 gene encoding Pentatricopeptide repeat (PPR) superfamily protein (embryo defective 2217 (EMB2217); CONTAINS InterPro DOMAIN/s: Pentatricopeptide repeat (InterPro:IPR002885), Smr protein/MutS2 C-terminal (InterPro:IPR002625); BEST Arabidopsis thaliana protein match is: Pentatricopeptide repeat (PPR) superfamily protein (TAIR:AT1G18900.2); Has 41590 Blast hits to 13375 proteins in 298 species: Archae - 1; Bacteria - 51; Metazoa - 349; Fungi - 749; Plants - 39263; Viruses - 0; Other Eukaryotes - 1177 (source: NCBI BLink).), whose translation MIRGRTAKVIPRNVIFTLSRSSISESPLISPSRINPKLAGSFSFNIRLLSYFTVRNGFCPDCSVPRDPNFVGLTTQCRSIVRRFCSEKIGSSESSGWTEEVEYLDESGSVLHSGKGIRSVEPGLDDHVMVGGLKKPYMNASSVAKIVEVVQRWKWGPELETQLDKLQFVPNMVHITQSLKIVKEVDAALSLFRWAKKQPWYLPSDECYVVLFDGLNQGRDFVGIQSLFEEMVQDSSSHGDLSFNAYNQVIQYLAKAEKLEVAFCCFKKAQESGCKIDTQTYNNLMMLFLNKGLPYKAFEIYESMEKTDSLLDGSTYELIIPSLAKSGRLDAAFKLFQQMKERKLRPSFSVFSSLVDSMGKAGRLDTSMKVYMEMQGFGHRPSATMFVSLIDSYAKAGKLDTALRLWDEMKKSGFRPNFGLYTMIIESHAKSGKLEVAMTVFKDMEKAGFLPTPSTYSCLLEMHAGSGQVDSAMKIYNSMTNAGLRPGLSSYISLLTLLANKRLVDVAGKILLEMKAMGYSVDVCASDVLMIYIKDASVDLALKWLRFMGSSGIKTNNFIIRQLFESCMKNGLYDSARPLLETLVHSAGKVDLVLYTSILAHLVRCQDEDKERQLMSILSATKHKAHAFMCGLFTGPEQRKQPVLTFVREFYQGIDYELEEGAARYFVNVLLNYLVLMGQINRARCVWKVAYENKLFPKAIVFDQHIAWSLDVRNLSVGAALIAVVHTLHRFRKRMLYYGVVPRRIKLVTGPTLKIVIAQMLSSVESPFEVSKVVLRAPGELVMEWFKKPIVQQFLLNEIPSRSDILMHKMNVMFPSSAPELRSMSPPKPLMSSKAF comes from the coding sequence ATGATCCGTGGAAGAACCGCGAAAGTAATTCCCAGAAATGTCATTTTTACGCTTAGTAGGAGTTCCATTTCTGAGTCTCCATTGATTTCTCCGAGTCgaataaaccctaaattagCCGGTAGTTTCTCGTTCAACATCCGATTATTGAGCTATTTCACTGTTAGAAATGGCTTTTGTCCCGATTGTTCTGTACCGAGAGACCCTAATTTTGTTGGATTGACTACACAATGTCGGAGTATTGTCAGGAGGTTTTGTAGTGAAAAGATTGGAAGTAGTGAATCTAGTGGCTGGACAGAGGAGGTTGAGTATTTAGATGAGTCGGGTAGTGTACTACACAGTGGTAAGGGAATAAGATCAGTAGAGCCAGGGCTTGATGACCATGTAATGGTTGGTGGATTGAAGAAGCCTTACATGAATGCTTCTTCTGTTGCAAAGATTGTTGAAGTTGTTCAGAGGTGGAAATGGGGACCGGAGTTGGAGACTCAGTTAGATAAACTCCAGTTTGTTCCGAATATGGTTCATATTACGCAGTCTTTGAAGATTGTTAAAGAGGTTGATGCGGCGCTGAGTCTGTTTAGGTGGGCTAAGAAGCAGCCTTGGTATCTGCCTTCGGATGAATGTTATGTCGTGTTGTTTGATGGGTTGAACCAGGGAAGGGATTTTGTTGGGATTCAGTCGTTGTTTGAGGAGATGGTTCAAGACTCGAGTAGTCACGGTGATTTGTCGTTTAACGCCTATAACCAAGTGATTCAGTATTTGGCTAAAGCTGAGAAACTGGAGGttgctttttgttgtttcaaaaAGGCTCAAGAGTCGGGATGCAAAATTGATACGCAGACATATAATAATCTAATGATGTTGTTTCTGAACAAAGGTCTCCCGTATAAGGCATTTGAGATTTATGAGAGCATGGAGAAAACTGATAGTTTGTTGGATGGGTCAACTTATGAGCTGATAATTCCAAGCTTGGCCAAATCCGGCCGTCTTGATGCAGCTTTCAAGCTTTTTCAGCAAATGAAAGAAAGGAAACTCCGACCAAGCTTTAGTGTGTTTTCTTCGCTTGTTGATTCAATGGGGAAAGCTGGTCGATTGGACACATCAATGAAGGTTTACATGGAAATGCAGGGATTTGGCCATAGGCCATCAGCAACTATGTTTGTTTCCTTGATTGATTCATATGCTAAAGCTGGTAAGCTGGATACTGCTCTTAGGCTTTGGGATGAGATGAAGAAGTCAGGTTTCAGGCCAAACTTTGGATTGTACACAATGATCATTGAATCTCATGCAAAATCAGGAAAGCTTGAAGTAGCAATGACGGTTTTCAAAGACATGGAGAAAGCTGGGTTTTTACCGACACCATCCACATATTCGTGTCTATTGGAGATGCATGCTGGATCTGGGCAAGTAGACTCTGCAATGAAAATCTATAACTCCATGACTAATGCTGGGTTAAGGCCTGGCCTGAGCAGTTATATTTCTCTTCTTACACTTCTGGCCAACAAAAGACTTGTCGATGTTGCTGGGAAGATACTACTCGAGATGAAAGCAATGGGGTATTCCGTAGATGTCTGCGCTAGCGatgttttgatgatatatatcaaagatGCTTCTGTGGATCTTGCTCTGAAATGGCTTAGGTTCATGGGTTCTTCAGggatcaaaacaaacaattttatcATCAGGCAGTTATTTGAATCATGCATGAAAAATGGTCTATACGATTCAGCTAGGCCTTTGCTGGAGACACTCGTGCATTCTGCTGGAAAAGTTGACTTGGTGCTTTACACTTCGATTCTCGCCCATCTTGTCAGATGCCAAGACGAAGATAAAGAGAGACAATTGATGTCAATCCTCAGCGCTACCAAGCATAAAGCTCATGCCTTTATGTGTGGTCTCTTCACAGGTCCAGAACAGAGGAAACAACCAGTTCTAACGTTTGTCAGAGAGTTTTACCAAGGGATTGATTACGAACTCGAAGAAGGAGCTGCTAGGTACTTTGTGAATGTCCTTCTCAACTACCTTGTCTTGATGGGTCAAATAAACCGAGCTCGATGTGTCTGGAAAGTAGCGTACGAGAACAAACTCTTTCCAAAAGCCATCGTCTTTGATCAACACATTGCTTGGTCTCTCGATGTGAGAAACTTATCTGTCGGAGCTGCGCTCATAGCCGTGGTTCACACTCTCCACAGGTTCAGAAAACGAATGCTTTACTACGGAGTAGTCCCGAGACGTATAAAGCTAGTCACAGGACCGACATTGAAGATTGTAATTGCTCAAATGCTGAGCTCTGTTGAGTCGCCTTTTGAAGTCAGCAAAGTCGTCTTGAGGGCACCAGGAGAGTTGGTGATGGAGTGGTTCAAGAAACCGATCGTGCAACAGTTTCTTCTGAACGAGATCCCATCACGGTCTGATATATTGATGCATAAGATGAACGTGATGTTCCCAAGCTCGGCTCCTGAGCTTAGATCTATGTCACCTCCCAAACCACTCATGTCATCGAAAGCGTTCTAA